CGGCGGTCTGCGGTACCTCGAGCAAGGCGAGATCGCGCTCGTCCGCGAGGCTGCAACGGAACGCAAGTCGCTCCGTCGGATCGCGCCGCACCGAACGGCGGTCGCGTCCATGCTGTTGCCTGTGCACGGTCGGACGAGCGCGGGGCTCTACAAGCTGCGGGTCGGCCTGGCTCTCTACGAGAAGCTTGCGGCGGTCGCCGCGTCCGAGCGCCACGAGGTGCTCGGACGGGACGACACCCTCGCTGCCGAGCCCCATCTCGCGGGCGAGCGACTCCAGGGAGCGATCCGCTATCCGGAGTACCAGACCGACGATGCGCGGCTCGTGCTCGACACCCTGAAATCTGCGCATCACGCGGGCGCCGTCGTGGGGAACTACCTCCGAGTGACGCAGCTCGGGGCCGCCGGGGCTCCGCGCGTGGTCGACCTCCGCGACGAAGAGAGCGGCGTCACCTTCGCCGTCCGCGCGCACGCGGTGGTGAACGCGGCCGGACCGTGGGTGGACGACGTCCGGCGGCTGGATCGGCCCGAGGACGCGCCGAGCCTGCACCTCACGAAGGGCATCCACGTCGTGTTTCGCCCTTCCGATCTGCCGGCGCGGCATTGCGTCGTCATGCGGGCGCGTGACGGACGCCCCGTCTTCGTCGTGCCCCGCCGCGATCACGTGTATGTCGGAACGACGGACACGGACTACGTCGGTCCGCTCGACGAGCCGCAGGCCACCGTCGACGACGTCGCGTATCTCCAGGAAGCGCTCGAGCGAACCTTCCAAGGCATCGCGGCGAGCCGCGACCGCGCGATCGGTGCCTGGGCAGGATTGCGGCCGCTCGTGCAGGAACCCGGAAAGAAGCCCTCGGAGATCTCGCGCAAGGACGAGATCGTCGTCAGCACGACCGGGGTCGTGACGATTGCCGGCGGGAAGCTCACGGCCTACCGGCGAATGGCCGAGCGCGTGGTCGAAACCGTCGCGCCGCTGATCGGCCGCAGTCTCGCGGCCTCGCGTAGCGCGGAGGAGACGCTGCCCGGCGGGGACCTGCACGGAGCACTCGATCTCGAGTCGTTCGCGGCGCTGCCGCTGGTGCGAGCCGCGCTCGGCGCGCTCCCGGCGGAAACCGGAGCGCGCTTGATCGCGACGTACGGCGGCGACGCGCTCGATCTCGTGGCGACGGCGGATGGTCCGGACACGTGGTCCCCGGTCGCCACCGGCGTTCCACTATGCGCGGCGGAGGTCCGGTACTCCGTTCGCCACGAGATGGCTCTCACTCTCGTCGACATCCTCGAACGCCGGACGCGGTTGTCCTACTTCGCGACCGACACCGCGCGCGGCGCGGCGCCCGCGGTCGCGGCGATCGCCGCGCGAGAGCTCGGCTGGAACGCCGACCGCGTCCATCGCGAAGTGGCCGCCTTCACGCGTCAGTGCGACGCACGACTCGCGTGGCGGAATATCGCCGTCTGACAAGGAGAATGATTCGATGCGCACCGCCGAACGCATTCGCTACGACCTGCACGATCTTCTCGACCCCGCG
Above is a genomic segment from Deltaproteobacteria bacterium containing:
- a CDS encoding glycerol-3-phosphate dehydrogenase/oxidase; translated protein: MSGFDPACRVRNLARLADETFDLLVIGGGITGAGVAREAALRGLSVALVEARDFASGTSSRSSKLIHGGLRYLEQGEIALVREAATERKSLRRIAPHRTAVASMLLPVHGRTSAGLYKLRVGLALYEKLAAVAASERHEVLGRDDTLAAEPHLAGERLQGAIRYPEYQTDDARLVLDTLKSAHHAGAVVGNYLRVTQLGAAGAPRVVDLRDEESGVTFAVRAHAVVNAAGPWVDDVRRLDRPEDAPSLHLTKGIHVVFRPSDLPARHCVVMRARDGRPVFVVPRRDHVYVGTTDTDYVGPLDEPQATVDDVAYLQEALERTFQGIAASRDRAIGAWAGLRPLVQEPGKKPSEISRKDEIVVSTTGVVTIAGGKLTAYRRMAERVVETVAPLIGRSLAASRSAEETLPGGDLHGALDLESFAALPLVRAALGALPAETGARLIATYGGDALDLVATADGPDTWSPVATGVPLCAAEVRYSVRHEMALTLVDILERRTRLSYFATDTARGAAPAVAAIAARELGWNADRVHREVAAFTRQCDARLAWRNIAV